CCGCACGGGGATGACAACCTGTTTCTTTCCGCCGGTTTATGACACGCCGGCGGTTCGGACCGCATTGTCCCTTCGCCCCGGTTATTCCTCCTCGTCGGTTTCTTCTTTTCTTTCCTTTCTTTCGTCGGTGAAATAACGCAAAATTCCCTTGTATACGGCATCGGCCACTTTTTCCTGATGATCTTTATCCATCAGCAGCCTGCGTTCATCAGGGTTCGACAAAAATCCCGCTTCGACGAGAACGGCAGGTTTTTTCACGCTTTTCAGCAAGTATACATGATTGATTTCCTTCGCTTCCCGGTCGGTATTTTTCAAATGGTTGACCAGTTCTTCCTGAATGAGTTCCGCGGCGATTTTGCTTTCGATCAATTTTCCGCTGTAAAAGGTTTGGGCGCCCCGCCATTTCGGGGAAGGGATCGAATTCAGATGGATGCTGACAAAAAGCTCCGCGTCCGATTCATTGACAAGATCGGCCCGCCGGTGCAGATCCTGTACCTTTCTCCGGCTCAATCCCCTCGTGTCTTCATCGGCCAAATCCCGGTCCGTCTCCCGGGTCATATAGACGAAGGCCCCTTGTTCTTGCAAATAATCCCGCAATTTTTTCGAGATGGATAAGGCGATGTCTTTCTCAACCGCCCCTCCCTTTTCCGCTCCGCCGTCCGGGCCCCCGTGTCCGGGATCGATGTAAATCATCCGTCCGGTTAACGGAAGATTCCAGTCTTTCCATGAATGAATGCCCGCAAATAGCTGCTGGAGCAAAAAATAAAAAGCAAAAATTGCAAAAACGGAACCAAACAGGATCAGCCATTTTTTCCTCATTCGATAAACCTCCTCGCCTGTCCATTAAATCTATATGGAGACAGGCACTGTTTTAGAACCGGCCAAAAGGAGGTGATTCCTTTTCTCCGGCATCCTTGCGGGATTCCCATCGGAAACCAGGAAAAGCATGGAAAACCCCTTGTCCCGAACGGAAGCGAAAGCGCCCGCCGGACAGACGGGAACCTCCGCAGCGGGCGCCTGTACGAGAGGAAATTTTTTCCACGGAAAAAATCGGTTTCAACTTTGCAGGAAAGGGAATTTTTCCCCGAAAAGATGGTTTTAACCTGAAGAAAAGGGAAGATTTCTCCCAAAAAATCCGGTTTGAACCCGAAGAGAAAACAAGATTTCTCCCGGAAAAAGATCTTTCCCAAAGGGCTCGGACATGGGCATCCCCCGAAAAACGGAAAACGCGTTCCCGGGAAAAGGTTCCCCCTACGCCCGCAAAATCCCTTTCCCGATGCGGGGAAGGCCCGCCTTTGAAAACGTCGGTTCTCCTAAAGGCGGAACCGGAACATCTATCCCGGCCGGCGGACAAGGCCCAAAAATGGGGCCATCCTCGGCGCATGGCGCCAAACATCCTTTTCCTGCCCGTCCGGCGGGACCATCTTTCAACACGCCGGCCGGTCAGCCGCATCCCATGCCGGCATCACCCGCGAGCCTTCTCCCCTCCTCGGCGCGACGCCGGCCGACAATGGGCCGAAGGCATCCCGGCAACGGAAGACAACAGGATGTCCGCGGGATGCGCCGGCTCGCAAGGCCATAC
This DNA window, taken from Caldibacillus debilis DSM 16016, encodes the following:
- the cwlD gene encoding N-acetylmuramoyl-L-alanine amidase CwlD, which produces MRKKWLILFGSVFAIFAFYFLLQQLFAGIHSWKDWNLPLTGRMIYIDPGHGGPDGGAEKGGAVEKDIALSISKKLRDYLQEQGAFVYMTRETDRDLADEDTRGLSRRKVQDLHRRADLVNESDAELFVSIHLNSIPSPKWRGAQTFYSGKLIESKIAAELIQEELVNHLKNTDREAKEINHVYLLKSVKKPAVLVEAGFLSNPDERRLLMDKDHQEKVADAVYKGILRYFTDERKERKEETDEEE